From a region of the Triticum aestivum cultivar Chinese Spring chromosome 7D, IWGSC CS RefSeq v2.1, whole genome shotgun sequence genome:
- the LOC123165301 gene encoding uncharacterized membrane protein At3g27390 produces the protein MNVPVGFIAKLWSLVSFLPFFVLLLLLGSAKALLIGPVVAAIVFLGDSAVIIGLWPAHFVWTYCCVLATKRIGPVLKILAVVFLPLPLLLLPVLGIVGSLLVGIGYGVFTPLMATFEAVGEGVADKLSHCFLDGTASTIRGACMVVRDVTDFCFHSYFSFMDELSEKMGDDEEPTDIKLSYLPRSFLVALVAVPLDVLMITGVALWKSPCMLLKGWQRLCEDLVGREGPFLETVCVPFAGLAIILWPLAVIAGVIASFLSSFFFGLHAGLIAYQEASFQMGLSYMISAVALYDEYTNDLLYLREGSCLPRPKYRKAGSAKYETGRNKDEHNVTAASAEKQHQGQRKHRRVLHRSKTFMETIQRLRPIQIWDWLFRSCEINGRILLSEGLISSEDIEEFITKGKGKKLSIKLPAWCILHCLIRSAKHDTHGLLISDDVEVTNFNWPKDKVFDWMLGPLLVLKEQMKKLELTEDEELCLQKLIMTNANEKPSDWDDCGFPSSDGVKRAQLQAIIRRLQGIVANMSRIPSFRRRFMSLARALYLEAIDAGTIDGSRKVERKVKADIASEELQSRDVGDTKGSSNGTSVDVDMV, from the exons ATGAACGTCCCGGTGGGCTTCATCGCCAAGCTCTGGAGCCTCGTGTCATTCTTGcccttcttcgtcctcctcctgctgctcgGCTCCGCCAAAG CTCTTTTGATCGGCCCGGTCGTCGCGGCCATCGTTTTCCTCGGCGATTCAGCCGTCATCATCGGCCTGTGGCCTGCGCATTTCGTCTGGACGTACTGCTGCGTGCTAGC CACGAAGCGAATTGGGCCGGTTCTGAAGATCCTTGCCGTGGTATTCCTGCCACTGCCGTTGCTCCTGTTGCCGGTGCTTGGCATTGTAGGGAGCCTTCTGGTTGGTATCGGTTATGGAGTGTTCACTCCCCTCATGGCGACTTTTGAGGCTGTTGGCGAGGGTGTCGCGGACAAGCTCTCTCATTGCTTTTTG GATGGTACTGCTAGCACAATAAGGGGAGCTTGTATGGTGGTGCGTGATGTTACCGACTTCTGCTTCCACTCATACTTCTCCTTCATGGACGAGCTTTCCGAGAAAATGGGGGATGACGAAGAACCTACTGACATCAA GTTGTCTTATCTACCGCGGAGCTTCCTTGTTGCGCTGGTTGCCGTTCCTCTGGATGTATTGATGATTACTGGGGTGGCATTGTGGAAAAGCCCCTGCATGTTGTTGAAAGGATGGCAAAGACTCTGCGAGGATCTAGTAGGGAGGGAAGGGCCTTTTCTAGAGACTGTTTGTGTCCCTTTCGCTGGTTTGGCCATTATATTGTGGCCGCTTGCCGTCATTGCAGGAGTGATTGCATCATTTCTTAGCAGCTTCTTCTTTGGCCTCCATGCTGGATTAATTGCTTATCAG GAGGCTTCATTTCAAATGGGGCTATCATACATGATCTCTGCAGTAGCATTGTATGATGAATACACAAATGATCTTCTTTATTTGAGAGAAGGTTCTTGTTTGCCAAG GCCCAAGTACCGGAAAGCGGGTTCTGCGAAGTATGAGACCGGCCGCAACAAAGATGAGCACAACGTTACAGCTGCATCTGCAGAGAAGCAACATCAAGGCCAGCGTAAGCATAGGAGGGTTCTACACCGGTCAAAGACATTCATGGAAACTATCCAAAGACTAAGACCCATTCAA ATATGGGATTGGCTCTTCCGATCTTGCGAGATAAATGGGAGGATATTACTGAGCGAGGGACTGATAAGCTCTGAAGATATAGAGGAATTTATAACCAAAGGAAAGGGAAAGAAGCTGAGCATAAAACTACCTGCCTGGTGCATCCTTCACTGTCTGATACGATCCGCGAAACACGACACGCACGGTTTGCTCATAT CTGATGACGTTGAGGTGACCAACTTCAATTGGCCAAAGGACAAGGTGTTCGACTGGATGCTCGGACCACTGCTGGTTCTGAAGGAGCAGATGAAGAAACTGGAGCTCACCGAAGACGAGGAGCTGTGCTTGCAGAAGCTCATCATGACGAACGCGAACGAAAAACCGTCGGATTGGGACGACTGCGGTTTCCCGTCAAGCGACGGCGTGAAGAGAGCTCAGCTACAGGCGATCATCAGAAG GTTGCAAGGGATCGTGGCCAATATGTCCCGGATACCGAGCTTCAGGAGACGGTTCATGAGCCTGGCCAGGGCACTGTACCTGGAGGCGATCGACGCGGGCACCATCGACGGGTCGCGGAAGGTGGAGCGCAAGGTCAAGGCTGACATCGCCTCCGAGGAACTTCAGAGCAGAGATGTCGGAGATACGAAGGGTTCATCGAATGGGACGTCTGTGGACGTTGACATGGTCTGA
- the LOC123165302 gene encoding 39S ribosomal protein L46, mitochondrial isoform X1 — MLPRSPASLHLRSLRWPRGFSSSSAPAAVAKEGADGKIVASVVFERLPVVIPKIHPVVYAFQEFSFRWRQQYRRQYPDDVLGKADARGKGDYQIDYVPAPRITEADKANDRKSLQRALDNKLYLLLYGKTFGAPDGKPVWHFPEKVYENEDSLRLCAESALKSVLGGLDNTYFVGNAPMAHMVTEQKEDSTVSPFKQRFFFKSQVIGTTHLDIRRCEDHAWVTKAELLEYFPEHKDLLNKMIIHVR, encoded by the exons ATGCTGCCGCGATCGCCGGCAAGCCTCCACCTCCGGTCGCTCCGGTGGCCGCGGGGCTTCAGCTCGTCCTCAGCCCCGGCCGCGGTCGCGAAGGAAGGGGCTGACGGGAAGATCGTGGCCTCGGTGGTGTTCGAGCGCCTCCCCGTCGTCATCCCCAAGATCCACCCCGTCGTCTACGCCTTCCAAGAATTCTC GTTCCGATGGAGGCAGCAGTACAGGCGGCAGTACCCTGACGATGTCCTAGGCAAGGCGGACGCGAG GGGCAAGGGTGATTATCAGATAGACTATGTGCCTGCTCCAAGAATCACAGAAGCTGACAAAGCAAATGACAGGAA GTCACTACAACGAGCTCTGGATAATAAGCTCTATCTTCTCCTGTATGGCAAAACTTTTGGGGCTCCTGATGGCAAGCCTGTTTGGCATTTTCCAGAAAAAGTTTATGAAAATGAAGACTCTTTGCGTTTG TGTGCCGAGTCAGCCCTAAAATCTGTTCTCGGCGGGCTCGACAATACATATTTTGTTGGCAACGCTCCAATGGCTCACATGGTAACTGAACAAAAAGAGGATTCCACTGTTTCACCATTCAAG CAGCGGTTCTTCTTCAAGTCGCAAGTGATCGGCACCACGCATTTGGACATCAGGAGGTGCGAGGACCACGCGTGGGTGACCAAAGCTGAGTTGCTGGAATATTTTCCGGAGCACAAGGATCTCTTGAACAAGATGATCATTCACGTAAGATAG
- the LOC123165302 gene encoding 39S ribosomal protein L46, mitochondrial isoform X2, whose translation MLPRSPASLHLRSLRWPRGFSSSSAPAAVAKEGADGKIVASVVFERLPVVIPKIHPVVYAFQEFSFRWRQQYRRQYPDDVLGKADARGKGDYQIDYVPAPRITEADKANDRKSLQRALDNKLYLLLYGKTFGAPDGKPVWHFPEKVYENEDSLRLCAESALKSVLGGLDNTYFVGNAPMAHMVTEQKEDSTVSPFKRFFFKSQVIGTTHLDIRRCEDHAWVTKAELLEYFPEHKDLLNKMIIHVR comes from the exons ATGCTGCCGCGATCGCCGGCAAGCCTCCACCTCCGGTCGCTCCGGTGGCCGCGGGGCTTCAGCTCGTCCTCAGCCCCGGCCGCGGTCGCGAAGGAAGGGGCTGACGGGAAGATCGTGGCCTCGGTGGTGTTCGAGCGCCTCCCCGTCGTCATCCCCAAGATCCACCCCGTCGTCTACGCCTTCCAAGAATTCTC GTTCCGATGGAGGCAGCAGTACAGGCGGCAGTACCCTGACGATGTCCTAGGCAAGGCGGACGCGAG GGGCAAGGGTGATTATCAGATAGACTATGTGCCTGCTCCAAGAATCACAGAAGCTGACAAAGCAAATGACAGGAA GTCACTACAACGAGCTCTGGATAATAAGCTCTATCTTCTCCTGTATGGCAAAACTTTTGGGGCTCCTGATGGCAAGCCTGTTTGGCATTTTCCAGAAAAAGTTTATGAAAATGAAGACTCTTTGCGTTTG TGTGCCGAGTCAGCCCTAAAATCTGTTCTCGGCGGGCTCGACAATACATATTTTGTTGGCAACGCTCCAATGGCTCACATGGTAACTGAACAAAAAGAGGATTCCACTGTTTCACCATTCAAG CGGTTCTTCTTCAAGTCGCAAGTGATCGGCACCACGCATTTGGACATCAGGAGGTGCGAGGACCACGCGTGGGTGACCAAAGCTGAGTTGCTGGAATATTTTCCGGAGCACAAGGATCTCTTGAACAAGATGATCATTCACGTAAGATAG